One Accipiter gentilis chromosome 11, bAccGen1.1, whole genome shotgun sequence DNA window includes the following coding sequences:
- the LOC126044612 gene encoding transcription initiation factor TFIID subunit 4-like: protein MPARLPGTARLAGAGGGGGGSRGPPGSAAGSGRRAEQRGGSSCRPPGQSRKVVPPSQARRVNVASAAPGGPPPRRSALSRDRCLLASPRTGPVPPVGILPPPRAVGGSVGEERSLVEHASPGLRIIASTNSSSPAASQKTGCCPQLRVFSRASRNSARGQPPRRLSARTAAGSGEDGRGGEVAAGAGRAQPRDPHRALGAAPASPTRAAGGRSGGGQPRPPPPGRARGRAGLRRAPPLPPAPRGSGPPGLGRAPPRLPGARRGGGRAARRPAVRKRRPAALRGRGRGAGAAGAASPLPLPSQPRGPPPPGVLCSLPAPRCRAPAARLGSQVAAGPGEAPARAVRDGGPHGGRWEPRGEAVGIWVGDEPLRAPCEGAKRSAGVPLKKGGLSQTSPPPPPKGGRSVSTCLQRLERQVEVSFLV, encoded by the coding sequence ccgcgGTCCGCCGGGGTCCGCCGCGGGAAGCGGCCGGCGGGCGGAGCAGCGGGGAGGCTCTTCGTGCCGCCCGCCGGGCCAGAGCCGGAAAGTTGTGCCGCCGTCTCAGGCGCGCCGAGTTAATGTAGCAAGTGCAGCGCCgggaggaccccccccccggcgctCCGCCCTTTCCCGGGACCGCTGCCTCCTCGCCAGCCCTCGCACCGGCCCCGTGCCGCCTGTCGGCatcctcccgccgccgcgggcagtCGGCGGCTCTGTTGGCGAGGAGAGGTCCCTCGTGGAACACGCCTCCCCGGGGCTCCGGATAATCGCGAGCACTAATTCCTCCTCGCCGGCAGCCTCGCAGAAAACAGGTTGCTGCCCGCAGCTTAGGGTGTTTTCGAGGGCTTCGCGAAACTCTGCCCGGGGTCAGCCGCCGCGCCGCCTCAGCGCTCGCACGGCGGCCGGGAGCGGCGAGGACGGCCGGGGCGGCGAAGTTGCCGCCGGCGCCGGGCGGGCGCAGCCCCGGGACCCACACCGAGCCCTGGGGGCCGCTCCTGCCTCCCCGACCCGCGCGGCCGGCGGGAGAAGCGGGGGCGGCcagccgcggccccccccccccgggcgggcGAGGGGGAGGGCTGGTCTGCGGCGGgctccgccgctgccgccggctccCCGCGGCTCCGGCCCGCCTGGGCTCGGCCGGGCTCCGCCGCGGCTCCCGGGGGCGCGCCGGGGAGGCGGGCGAGCAGCGCGGCGGCCCGCAGTGCGCAAGCGCCGCCCGGCggcgctgcggggccggggccggggcgccggggcggcgggagccgctTCCCCGCTGCCGCTGCCCTCGCAGCCCcggggcccgccgcccccgggcgtTCTCTGCAGCCTGCCGGCGCCCCGCTGCCGGGCTCCGGCCGCCCGCCTCGGCTCGCAGgtggcggcggggcccggggaggCGCCGGCGCGGGCAGTGCGGGACGGCGGCCCGCATGGCGGGCGGTGGGAGCCGAGGGGGGAAGCTGTCGGCATCTGGGTGGGAGACGAGCCCCTGAGGGCACCTTGTGAGGGCGCGAAGCGAAGCGCAGGGGTGCCGCTGAAGAAGGGGGGGCTGTCCCAaacctcccccccgccgccgccgaagGGCGGCAGGAGCGTCTCCACCTGTTTGCAGCGGCTGGAGAGGCAGGTTGAGGTTTCTTTCCTGGTCTGA